Part of the Raphanus sativus cultivar WK10039 unplaced genomic scaffold, ASM80110v3 Scaffold0275, whole genome shotgun sequence genome is shown below.
CACAGCAAGCTAGAAAAGCGAGAAAGGAAATACTGAATAACAAAAGAACAATAGGCCTTACTACCACAAATAGAGGTTACTCTCTTCTCGATTTGATTTTGCGGACGTTGATTTTTGTTAATCTGCCAAAGAACAAAACATTTCTGACCATGATCTACGTTAAATTAAACAGTGACATGGATTTTCAAGCCAACAAAGCCATCAGTTGTACCAAATATCGGTAATACTTTCTTTTCCAGTGCTACTTATGCAAACATTTCTCGATATTGCATTTCTTATTTTCAAAGGTTATTGTACTTACGTCTGCAGGTTCCTGTACTTCAACCCAAACTTCACTAAATCTCTCAAATGGCAGTGGCTCTGTAACCAACATGGACCCATCGAGTATAGAAACCGGTAACTAATCACGGCCGATAACATAAGTTATTTTTGAagtagtattattttaaattaatagtaaAGACAATAGTAATAATGTACTCTGATTGAGAGAAAgtttcttataataaaaaatgttaccTTTTAGCTTCAATTCGTAATCAAAAATCTATTATCGGGAGTACCAACATTTGCTTCAGGAAACGTAAGATAATTGGATCACCTCCATCGGTGAattcaaaaactaaacaaaagaaaggtAACAACgggttttatataataatgaagTCATATATATTGTATGGTACTATATCTAAAGTGCGACTAAACTTATACTTTTCCAAAAACAGCAAGGCCAGGTTCGAACATTACAGGACCATCGAGTTCTGGTCTTCCACCATTGTTTGAAACAGATTCAAATCCTGAAGGTATTACTGACTCTGTTTTAATCCTAATAATATGATGATTCTCCAGCAATTTAAATGTTGTAGATGTTTACCAATATCAGGAAATTCTAACATACTTACATtcgtttatatgtttaaatcaaTCTTTTCCAGCTACTCAGtgtccaaaccaaaacaaaacaaatgaattCATTCGTCCACCAAGGTTCATCGTACATGACCATCCTGAAGGTATAAAGTCTTTTCCATCTATATACTtagacatttatttatattcattgATGATATTCGATTTTATATGTTGTGATTTACTTTTTCACGCAGCTTATAATAATCGATATGAAATGGAGAGTGAGTCTGAAAATGAAGATGAATATGACGACAATCAGACTTACAGTGGCTATCCTGGTGGAGAGTCTTTGATAAACCCATCACCACAACATATCCCACAACAAGAAAATCATACCGTTACTTCATCTATTACTATAGGGTTACAAAAAAACGGTGATGACTTCAAAATTGTACAATCTCTTgataataaataacaatttattagttattttttatccTAATGAGAGCATTTTTTATATAGGTTATTACGACGAAGGGGATCCAGTTTGGAATTGTAGGTTTTGTCAAGCATACATGTGGTATGGTGAAAGAATTGGAAAACGCCGTCGTAGCAAGAAACCTGTCTTCTCAATGTGTTGTAAACATGGAAAAGTTGTGCTTCCTCGCCTCGCGAATCCTCCAATGGAGTTAATGTATTTGTTATGCAAAGGAGACGAATTAAGTAAACATTATCGAGAGTTTATCCGAGCTTACAATATGATGTTCTCTTTCACATCACTTGGGGGGAAGATAGATCATTCTATTAACAATGGTCGTGGACCATTTGTTTTTCGAATGTCCGGTGAGAACTATCATCGTATTGGTGATATAGTTCCCGAGCCTGGACAAGCTCCAAAATTCTCCCAGCTGTATATCATTGATACTTTAAATGAGATAAAAAATAGACTTGACGCTTATGCCGGGTAATTTTGTAGACTTTCTGAACTTATTATGACTATATTTTAGGAATTTGCAAGTTTGTCTACAATTTTTGAACTTATTTTTGATTCTTAATATACTGGACAGGTCGGACGGAGCTAGCGCTAAGAAACTAAGAGAAccacttgttcttcttctgcagAATATGTTAGATCAGTATAATCCTCATGTTAAGGCTTTTAGATCTGCAAGAGATAGGTTCGACGTGGAAGGATCAACAGGTTATAGGATGAGGTTGATTGAAAGTCGGCAATCTGATGGACGGACCCATAATCTGCCCACTGCAAATGAAGTTGCTGCTTTGATACCTggagattttgttttaaatatggaGCCCCGAGATATTGTTCTAGAGAGTACAAGTGGAAAGTTGCAAAGGATAAGTGAATTACATCCGGCGTATTTGCCTCTGCAGTATCCACTATTGTTTCCATATGGAGAGGATGGTTTTCGATTAAATATTCCAATTGGTTTTGAAGACACGGCTGGGAGAAAACGCAAAAATGTAACTATGCGTGAATACTTTGCATTTCGCATTTTAGAGAGGAAGGGGGAAGCACCCACGATTACGAGATCCGGAAGATTGTTTCATCAGTTCCTTGTGGACGCCTACACAATGATAGAATCGAGTAGACTGCGTTACTTATGGCTGAATCAGAAAAAACTCCGGTCAGTTAGTTATGATGCAATCCAGAAGGTAGCTGCAAAAGGCGGAGCTAAGATGGCTGAGCAAGGGAGCCGAATTTTCATCCCAGCAACTTTCACCGGAGGAAAACGTTATATGAAGCAGCATTACTACGATGCCATGGCTTTGTGCAAGTACTATGGATTTCCAGATCTTTTCATCACTTTTACGTGCAATCCAAAATGGCCTGAAGTTACAAGGTATCTGAAAAAATATAACCTTACCGCCGAAGACAGACCTGAAATTTTGTGTAGAGTTTTCAAGATGAAACTCGATAATCTTATTGAGTTTTTGACAAACAAGGACGGCTCCTTATTTGGCCCAGTTTCTGCAGGTAAATCTCCTAACAAATTTGTAACATTAATGccggtttttttttatttgtttttcaagGAACTACTTTAGATAGTATTTTCATCAGTTAAAATGTctgttcttgttttcttttctgttttgtcAGTAATGTACACGATTGAGTTTCAGAAAAGAGGAATGCCACACGCTCATATTCTCGTCTTCATGCAAAATGGAGCCAAATTTCCAACAGCTGATCATATAGACACTATTATATCGGCTGAGATACCTGACAAGACGGTAGATCCAGACCTGTATGCAATCGTTGGGGATTGTATGATGCATGGTCCTTGCGGTCCAGCAAAGAAGGATAATGTATGTATGGTTAACGGTAAATGCTCTAAGATGTTTCCGAAACGACTGAACATCAGGACATCGATTGACGCAAATGGATTTCCAGCTTACATGCGTCGTATTGATGGTAGGTTCATTGAGAAAAATGGAATCAGATTAGACAATTGATATGTTGTACCTTACAATAGAAACCTCATGCTTAGATATCACGCGCATATGAATGTCGAGTGGTGCATCCAAACGCGTGCTGTTAAGTATCTTTTCAAATATATCCATAAGGGACCTGATTAT
Proteins encoded:
- the LOC130501751 gene encoding uncharacterized protein LOC130501751, encoding MDFQANKAISCTKYRFLYFNPNFTKSLKWQWLCNQHGPIEYRNRKRKIIGSPPSVNSKTKQKKARPGSNITGPSSSGLPPLFETDSNPEATQCPNQNKTNEFIRPPRFIVHDHPEAYNNRYEMESESENEDEYDDNQTYSGYPGGESLINPSPQHIPQQENHTVTSSITIGLQKNGYYDEGDPVWNCRFCQAYMWYGERIGKRRRSKKPVFSMCCKHGKVVLPRLANPPMELMYLLCKGDELSKHYREFIRAYNMMFSFTSLGGKIDHSINNGRGPFVFRMSGENYHRIGDIVPEPGQAPKFSQLYIIDTLNEIKNRLDAYAGSDGASAKKLREPLVLLLQNMLDQYNPHVKAFRSARDRFDVEGSTGYRMRLIESRQSDGRTHNLPTANEVAALIPGDFVLNMEPRDIVLESTSGKLQRISELHPAYLPLQYPLLFPYGEDGFRLNIPIGFEDTAGRKRKNVTMREYFAFRILERKGEAPTITRSGRLFHQFLVDAYTMIESSRLRYLWLNQKKLRSVSYDAIQKVAAKGGAKMAEQGSRIFIPATFTGGKRYMKQHYYDAMALCKYYGFPDLFITFTCNPKWPEVTRYLKKYNLTAEDRPEILCRVFKMKLDNLIEFLTNKDGSLFGPVSAVMYTIEFQKRGMPHAHILVFMQNGAKFPTADHIDTIISAEIPDKTVDPDLYAIVGDCMMHGPCGPAKKDNVCMVNGKCSKMFPKRLNIRTSIDANGFPAYMRRIDGRFIEKNGIRLDN